In a single window of the Rhinolophus ferrumequinum isolate MPI-CBG mRhiFer1 chromosome 21, mRhiFer1_v1.p, whole genome shotgun sequence genome:
- the LOC117013669 gene encoding 40S ribosomal protein S3a-like: MAVGKNKHLTKGGKEGAKKKVVDPFSKKDWCDVKAPAMFNIGNIGKTLVMRTQGTKIASDGLKDRVFEVSLADLQNDEVAFGKFKLITEDKMIEIMTQEVQTNGLKEVVNKSIPESIGKDIEKACQSVYPLHGVFVRKVKMLKKPKFELGELMELHGEGSSSGKATRG; encoded by the exons ATGGCGGTTGGCAAGAATAAGCATCTTACAAAAGGCGGCAAGGAGGGAGCCAAGAAAAAAGTGGTTGacccattttctaagaaagattgGTGTGACGTGAAAGCACCAGCTATGTTCAATATAGGAAATATTGGGAAAACACTAGTCATGAGAACTCAAGGAACCAAAATTGCATCTGATGGTCTCAAGGATCGTGTTTTTGAAGTGAGCCTAGCTGATCTGCAGAATGATGAAGTTGCATTTGGAAAATTTAAGTTAATTACTGAGGAT AAGATGATAGAAATCATGACCCAAGAGGTGCAGACAAATGGCTTGAAAGAAGTGGTCAATAAATCGATTCCCGAGAGCATtggaaaagacatagaaaaggcTTGCCAATCTGTTTATCCACTCCATGGCGTCTttgttagaaaagtcaaaatgctgAAGAAGCCCAAATTTGAATTGGGAGAACTCATGGAGCTTCATGGTGAAGGTAGCAGCTCTGGAAAAGCTACTAGGGGATGA